One genomic segment of Roseovarius carneus includes these proteins:
- the pgsA gene encoding CDP-diacylglycerol--glycerol-3-phosphate 3-phosphatidyltransferase, with amino-acid sequence MTWTVPNILTVMRLLAAPMIAVMFLYFTRPYADWFALILFISAAITDYIDGYLAREWKQETKLGAMLDPIADKAMVVIALMVIVGYSSMSPWLVLPATFILFREVFVSGLREFLGDVAGTLKVTKLAKWKTTAQMVAISVLFAQGVFEHYFGMSVYGMDEAMVADILSGREEDVLGLWWKAAGMVWTGHVGMWLLWVAAALTLLSGADYLSKAMPHLKDEKP; translated from the coding sequence ATGACATGGACCGTGCCCAATATCCTCACCGTGATGCGCCTTCTGGCCGCACCGATGATTGCCGTCATGTTTCTCTATTTCACGCGGCCCTATGCGGATTGGTTCGCGCTGATCTTGTTCATCAGTGCGGCGATCACCGATTATATCGACGGCTATCTCGCGCGCGAATGGAAACAGGAAACCAAGCTTGGTGCGATGCTCGACCCCATTGCGGACAAGGCGATGGTGGTGATCGCTCTGATGGTGATCGTGGGCTATTCGTCCATGTCGCCATGGCTGGTTTTGCCTGCGACATTCATCCTCTTCCGCGAGGTATTTGTCTCGGGGCTTCGGGAATTTCTGGGGGACGTTGCCGGAACCCTGAAGGTCACGAAACTTGCCAAATGGAAGACGACGGCACAGATGGTGGCGATCTCGGTGCTCTTTGCCCAAGGCGTGTTTGAGCATTACTTCGGCATGTCCGTTTACGGGATGGACGAGGCGATGGTGGCTGATATCCTGTCTGGGCGCGAGGAGGACGTGCTGGGCCTTTGGTGGAAGGCGGCGGGCATGGTCTGGACCGGGCATGTGGGCATGTGGCTCTTGTGGGTGGCTGCCGCGCTGACGCTGTTGTCGGGAGCCGATTATCTGTCCAAGGCGATGCCGCATTTGAAGGATGAAAAGCCATGA
- a CDS encoding S49 family peptidase, translating into MTKWTKIKAKLPFTKSPPMVAVVRLAGAIGTGGRTALSDETLAPVIEKAFSKGKPKAIALEINSPGGSPVQSALIAARIRRLAAEKDIPVHAFVEDVAASGGYWLACAADDIHVDYGSIIGSIGVISAGFGLPVFLARQGIERRVYTAGKSKSTLDPFRPEKDEDVARLKSLLDDIHVGFIDYVKERRGGKLGDNPDLFNGEFWLGAKAQELGLVDGQGHLIPTLKRLYGDDVRIQRYGRKRGLFQRFGAEIVHDALASVEERALYARFGL; encoded by the coding sequence ATGACAAAATGGACAAAGATCAAAGCCAAGCTGCCCTTCACCAAGTCGCCGCCGATGGTGGCTGTTGTGCGACTCGCAGGGGCAATCGGCACTGGCGGGCGCACGGCGCTGAGCGATGAAACCCTCGCCCCGGTGATCGAGAAAGCGTTCTCCAAGGGCAAGCCCAAGGCCATCGCGCTTGAGATCAACTCGCCCGGTGGCTCGCCGGTGCAATCGGCGCTCATTGCGGCGCGCATCCGGCGGCTGGCGGCGGAGAAAGACATTCCCGTTCATGCTTTTGTCGAAGACGTGGCCGCTTCGGGCGGCTATTGGCTTGCCTGTGCGGCGGATGACATCCATGTGGATTACGGCAGCATCATCGGCTCCATCGGCGTGATTTCTGCGGGCTTCGGCCTGCCGGTGTTCCTTGCGCGACAAGGGATTGAGAGGCGGGTTTATACAGCGGGCAAATCCAAATCCACGCTTGATCCGTTTCGCCCGGAAAAGGATGAGGACGTGGCCCGGCTCAAGAGCCTTCTGGACGATATCCACGTGGGTTTCATCGACTATGTCAAAGAACGGCGCGGGGGGAAGCTGGGCGATAATCCGGACCTCTTCAATGGCGAATTCTGGCTCGGTGCCAAAGCGCAGGAGCTTGGCCTCGTGGACGGGCAGGGGCATTTGATCCCCACGCTCAAGCGGCTCTACGGCGACGATGTGCGGATTCAGCGGTATGGACGCAAACGCGGTCTTTTCCAGCGTTTTGGGGCCGAGATTGTGCATGATGCCCTTGCTTCGGTCGAAGAACGCGCGCTTTATGCACGGTTCGGGCTGTAA
- a CDS encoding calcium/sodium antiporter has translation MMVWGLAGLGLVILLLAGDALVKGAVNLSLRVGIPALIVSLTIVAFGTSAPELLIGINAVLEDKPGLALGNVVGSNTANILLVLGIPAMIAVMHTSHCDTKKSFNFMIAGTVLFIALAFRGTFDWISGIVLLAALAYVLFDAFRDALRHRADAAASPEEEDVEGADPDMPWWQIILFLALGLIGLPLGADILVDNASIIAKQYGVSDSVIGLTLVALGTSLPELATTVMAALRRQADVALGNVIGSNMFNLLAIIGITTMVGPIPVDPQFLRFDLWVMLGASLLLIPFVYFGRDMGRIWGVGLTASYLVYVTAVLM, from the coding sequence ATGATGGTCTGGGGTCTGGCGGGTCTGGGGCTGGTGATCTTGCTTCTGGCGGGCGATGCGCTGGTCAAGGGTGCTGTGAACCTCAGCCTTCGGGTGGGAATCCCGGCCCTGATCGTCAGCCTCACCATCGTTGCTTTCGGCACATCTGCACCTGAACTTCTCATCGGGATCAACGCTGTGCTGGAGGACAAGCCGGGCCTCGCCTTGGGCAATGTGGTGGGGTCCAACACGGCCAATATCCTGCTTGTCTTGGGTATACCGGCGATGATTGCGGTGATGCACACCTCGCATTGCGATACGAAAAAAAGCTTTAATTTCATGATCGCAGGCACGGTTCTTTTCATCGCGCTTGCCTTTCGCGGCACGTTTGACTGGATTTCCGGCATCGTGCTGTTGGCGGCGTTGGCTTACGTTCTTTTTGATGCGTTCCGAGATGCTTTGCGGCACCGCGCTGATGCAGCCGCCAGCCCCGAGGAGGAGGACGTCGAGGGCGCAGACCCCGATATGCCATGGTGGCAGATCATTCTTTTCCTCGCCCTTGGTCTTATCGGCCTGCCTCTGGGCGCGGATATTCTGGTCGACAACGCGTCGATCATCGCCAAGCAATACGGCGTCAGTGACAGCGTGATTGGTCTCACGCTGGTCGCACTTGGCACATCGCTGCCCGAGCTTGCCACCACCGTCATGGCCGCGCTGCGCCGGCAGGCGGATGTGGCGCTGGGCAACGTCATCGGGTCCAATATGTTCAATCTTTTGGCGATTATCGGCATCACAACGATGGTTGGCCCGATCCCGGTCGATCCCCAATTCCTGCGGTTTGACCTTTGGGTCATGCTGGGTGCGTCGCTCCTGCTCATTCCGTTCGTGTATTTTGGCCGCGATATGGGCCGTATCTGGGGCGTGGGCTTGACCGCCAGCTATCTGGTCTATGTGACCGCCGTATTGATGTAA
- a CDS encoding SDR family oxidoreductase, producing the protein MRALVTGAGKRLGRAMALELGRAGYDVAVHYAGSKAAAEEVAAEIRAMGQRAEAVRADLLIEAEMQMLVPAAVEVLGGPLTVLVNNASIFEYDDVETGDRESWDRAMESNLRAPVVLTQAMAAQAPAAMLDAQAEPVAQALVVNMIDQRVRKLTPAFMSYTIAKMGLWAFTQTAAQALAPNVRVNAIGPGPTLQGAQQTAAQFARQRATTILGRGANEGDITGALRYFLGAPGVTGQLICVDGGQHLAWQTPDVMDVE; encoded by the coding sequence ATGCGGGCGTTGGTAACGGGGGCTGGTAAACGGCTGGGGCGCGCCATGGCGCTGGAGCTGGGTCGCGCGGGCTATGACGTGGCGGTGCATTACGCAGGCTCCAAGGCCGCTGCCGAGGAGGTGGCAGCTGAGATCCGTGCGATGGGGCAGCGCGCCGAGGCTGTGCGGGCAGATTTGCTTATTGAAGCGGAGATGCAGATGCTTGTGCCCGCCGCTGTGGAGGTGTTGGGTGGACCGCTGACCGTATTGGTCAACAATGCCTCGATTTTTGAGTATGACGATGTGGAAACGGGCGACCGCGAAAGCTGGGACCGCGCTATGGAGAGCAATCTGCGCGCGCCGGTGGTGCTGACGCAGGCCATGGCAGCGCAGGCCCCGGCGGCTATGCTTGACGCGCAGGCAGAGCCCGTGGCGCAGGCGCTGGTGGTTAACATGATCGACCAAAGGGTGCGCAAACTGACCCCCGCTTTCATGAGCTATACGATTGCCAAGATGGGTTTGTGGGCGTTCACCCAAACCGCTGCTCAGGCGCTCGCCCCCAATGTGCGCGTCAACGCCATCGGCCCCGGCCCCACCTTGCAGGGTGCGCAGCAAACGGCTGCGCAATTTGCCAGACAGCGTGCCACGACGATCCTTGGGCGCGGGGCGAATGAGGGCGATATCACAGGCGCGCTGCGCTATTTTCTGGGCGCGCCGGGGGTGACTGGACAGCTGATTTGTGTGGATGGGGGGCAGCATCTTGCGTGGCAAACACCCGATGTCATGGATGTGGAATAA
- a CDS encoding ABC transporter permease, with product MNYPAIWAIYLYEMKRFFRTLMESLLSPVISTSLYFVVFGAAIGSRIDQVEGVTYGAFIVPGLIMLSVMTQAISNASFGIYFPKFIGTIFELLSAPINFLEIVIGYVGAAATKALLIGVIILITAKLFVDIEVMHPGAMIAFLLLTCVSFSLFGFIIGIWSQNFQQLQLIPLLVITPLVFLGGAFYSVSMLPPSWQTVTLFNPVVYLISGFRWSFFGVSDVPVIASLIAIGVFTALCLGVIWWIFKTGYRIKS from the coding sequence ATGAACTACCCCGCTATCTGGGCCATTTACCTTTATGAGATGAAACGGTTTTTCCGCACGTTGATGGAAAGCCTTTTGTCGCCCGTCATCTCCACCTCGCTCTATTTCGTGGTGTTTGGCGCGGCCATCGGCAGCCGCATTGATCAGGTTGAGGGCGTGACCTACGGCGCCTTCATCGTGCCCGGCCTGATCATGCTCAGCGTGATGACGCAAGCCATCTCCAACGCCTCCTTCGGGATATATTTCCCGAAATTCATCGGCACGATATTCGAGCTTCTCTCTGCGCCCATCAACTTTCTGGAGATCGTGATCGGCTATGTCGGGGCGGCGGCCACGAAGGCGCTTTTGATCGGGGTGATCATCCTCATCACCGCCAAGCTTTTCGTGGATATCGAGGTGATGCACCCGGGCGCGATGATCGCGTTCCTCTTGCTGACCTGCGTATCCTTCAGCCTCTTTGGCTTCATCATCGGCATCTGGTCGCAGAACTTTCAGCAGCTTCAACTCATCCCGCTTCTGGTCATCACGCCTTTGGTGTTTCTCGGTGGTGCGTTCTATTCCGTCTCGATGCTGCCGCCCTCGTGGCAGACGGTGACGCTGTTCAACCCGGTCGTTTATCTCATCTCGGGCTTCCGCTGGTCCTTTTTTGGCGTGTCGGATGTGCCGGTGATTGCAAGTTTGATTGCAATCGGGGTGTTTACGGCGCTCTGCCTCGGGGTGATCTGGTGGATCTTCAAGACGGGTTATCGGATCAAATCCTAA
- the uvrC gene encoding excinuclease ABC subunit UvrC produces the protein MTDANIPAEPVPTGHGVVQAYLRTLDASPGVYRMLDAQARVLYVGKARNLKARVSNYARPGGHTGRIARMIDATASMMFLTTSTETEALLLEQNLIKQLKPKYNVLLRDDKSFPNILVTKTHDFPMIKKHRGAKREKGAYYGPFASAGAVNRTLAQLQRVFQLRNCTDAMFESRTRPCLQYQIKRCTAPCVGKISKAEYAAQVGDAERYLSGRSTEIQEKLAGQMAEASAEMEFERAAALRDRIKALTQVQTTQGINPRHVDEADVIALYLDKGQACVQVFFIRAGQNWGNRDFYPRVGLDVEEPEALEAFIGQFYDTKEPPRQLILSHAIENPDLMAEALSGKLGRKVELLVPQRGEKAELVEAAMRNARESLARKLAESATQAKLLKGLAEAFDLPNPPERIEVYDNSHIQGAHAVGAMIVAGPEGYLKSQYRKFNIKGEDLTPGDDFGMMKEVLQRRFKRLLKDDPDREKGLWPGLLLIDGGAGQVSAVQEIMNEMGVDGVPMVGVAKGLDRDQGKEEFYRTGKRVMALPRNDPVLYFIQRLRDEAHRFAIGTHRAKRSKAIGTTPLDEVPGVGAARKRALLAHFGSAKAVSRANLADLKAVEGVSAALAQKLFDFFHDKG, from the coding sequence ATGACCGACGCTAACATACCTGCCGAGCCTGTTCCGACCGGCCATGGCGTGGTTCAGGCCTATCTGCGAACGCTTGATGCGTCGCCCGGCGTCTACCGGATGCTGGATGCACAAGCGCGGGTTCTTTACGTGGGCAAGGCGCGCAATCTCAAGGCGCGGGTGAGCAATTATGCACGGCCCGGTGGGCATACGGGGCGCATCGCGCGGATGATCGACGCCACCGCCTCGATGATGTTTCTGACCACCTCGACCGAGACAGAGGCGCTTCTGCTGGAGCAGAACCTGATCAAGCAGCTCAAGCCGAAATACAACGTGCTGCTGCGTGACGACAAAAGCTTTCCGAACATCCTCGTGACCAAGACACACGATTTCCCGATGATCAAAAAACACCGTGGGGCCAAGCGCGAGAAGGGTGCTTATTACGGCCCCTTCGCCAGCGCGGGTGCTGTCAACCGGACGCTGGCGCAATTGCAGCGGGTCTTTCAGTTGCGCAATTGCACCGACGCGATGTTCGAGAGCCGCACGCGGCCCTGCCTGCAATATCAGATCAAACGCTGCACGGCGCCCTGCGTTGGCAAAATCTCAAAGGCTGAGTATGCGGCGCAGGTGGGGGATGCGGAGCGCTATCTCAGTGGCCGCTCGACCGAGATTCAGGAAAAGCTCGCCGGGCAGATGGCCGAGGCCTCTGCCGAGATGGAGTTTGAACGCGCCGCCGCCCTGCGTGACCGGATCAAGGCGCTCACGCAGGTGCAAACCACCCAAGGGATCAACCCGCGCCATGTGGACGAGGCGGATGTGATCGCGCTCTATCTCGACAAGGGGCAAGCCTGCGTTCAGGTATTCTTCATCCGCGCTGGGCAAAACTGGGGCAACCGCGATTTTTATCCGCGCGTCGGCCTTGATGTGGAAGAGCCTGAGGCGTTAGAGGCCTTTATCGGACAGTTCTACGACACCAAAGAGCCGCCCCGGCAGCTGATCCTGTCGCACGCCATCGAGAACCCAGACCTGATGGCCGAGGCGCTGAGTGGCAAGCTGGGCCGGAAGGTGGAGCTTTTGGTGCCCCAGCGCGGCGAAAAGGCCGAACTGGTCGAGGCCGCCATGCGCAATGCCCGCGAGAGCCTTGCGCGCAAACTGGCCGAGAGTGCGACGCAGGCTAAGCTGTTGAAAGGCCTGGCTGAGGCGTTTGATCTGCCGAACCCGCCGGAGCGGATCGAGGTCTATGACAACTCGCATATTCAGGGCGCGCATGCGGTGGGTGCGATGATCGTGGCGGGGCCGGAAGGGTATCTCAAGTCCCAATACCGCAAGTTCAACATCAAGGGCGAGGACCTGACCCCCGGCGATGACTTCGGCATGATGAAAGAGGTGCTTCAGCGGCGGTTCAAGCGTCTTTTGAAGGACGATCCCGACCGTGAAAAAGGCCTCTGGCCGGGGCTTTTGCTCATTGATGGCGGCGCAGGGCAGGTGAGTGCGGTGCAAGAGATCATGAACGAGATGGGTGTGGACGGCGTGCCCATGGTGGGGGTCGCCAAGGGTCTGGACCGCGATCAGGGCAAGGAAGAATTCTACCGCACCGGCAAGCGGGTAATGGCCTTGCCGCGCAACGATCCGGTGCTTTACTTCATTCAGAGGTTGCGTGATGAGGCGCACCGGTTTGCCATCGGCACGCACCGTGCGAAAAGGTCCAAAGCCATCGGGACCACCCCGCTCGACGAGGTGCCCGGCGTGGGGGCCGCGCGCAAGCGCGCGCTTCTGGCGCATTTCGGCAGCGCCAAGGCCGTGAGCCGTGCCAACCTCGCCGATCTCAAGGCGGTGGAGGGGGTGTCGGCAGCCCTCGCGCAGAAGCTCTTTGATTTCTTCCACGACAAAGGCTGA